In Heliangelus exortis chromosome Z, bHelExo1.hap1, whole genome shotgun sequence, a genomic segment contains:
- the LOC139789361 gene encoding maestro heat-like repeat-containing protein family member 7 isoform X2: MQEEGVWDMMLQGETLEAAVSLLAREMCRSSGFVRLYLFLHMKFTLNSGREQENTFAMAFYVELLGCEDMAKQSSDLQLLRSYLDCGSDRMLLLVVRGLVAVAQDPEMAAEMRDRVMLDCILGRLEHNSEELRVEALLLLRKLTAHPTGDEEAIHITVMLAEKLPLLFDDESSQVRELSIKLFGETMGTLVSGKERWMQIIIQGNLVSLLLRMNDKSESVAQASAEALLICAKILGWRKLKREVKRKRTMRIAEILVERDRDVKYHVHACLPYLRDAQCDVRLAAIKFMALQSLENDPEPRVRSLAAETLQNLETEQDQQRSRWSLRSLFCCFC, encoded by the exons ATGCAGGAGGAGGGCGTCTGGGACATGATGCTCCAAGGAGAGACCCTGGAGGCAGCAGTCAgtttgctggccag AGAGATGTGCAGGAGCTCAGGTTTCGTGCGGCTCTAcctcttcctgcacatgaaaTTCACCCTAAACTCCGGGAGGGAACAGGAGAACACTTTTGCCATGGCTTTTTATGTTGAG ctgctgggctgcgAAGACATGGCAAAGCAGTCGAGTGATCTGCAGCTCCTCCGGTCTTACCTGGACTGTGGCAGTGACAGGatgcttctgctggtggtcagGGGCTTGGTGGCAGTTGCACAGGACCCGGAGATG gcagcagaaatgcgGGACAGGGTTATGCTGGACTGCATCCTGGGGAGACTGGAGCACAACTCTGAAGAGCTCAGGGTGGaggccctgctcctcctcaggaAGCTAACAGCTCACCCCACCGGGGATGAGGAGGCCATCCACATCACAGTGATGCTGGCGGAGAAGCTCCCTCTCCTCTTTGATGAT gagtccagccaggtgcgGGAGCTCTCCATTAAGCTCTTTGGAGAAACAATGGGGACTCTGGTGAGCGGAAAGGAGAGGTGGATGCAGATAATAATCCAGGGGAACCTGGTCTCCCTCTTGCTAAGGATGAACGATAAGAGCGAGAGTGTGGCCCAG gcctcTGCCGAAGCCCTCCTCATCTGTGCAAAGATCCTGGGGTGGAGAAAGCTCAAGAGGGAGGTCAAAAGGAAGCGGACAATGAGGATTGCAGAGATCCTG GTGGAGCGGGACAGGGATGTGAAGTACCACGTGCATGCCTGCCTGCCGTACCTGAGGGACGCTCAGTGCGACGTGAGATTGGCGGCCATCAAGTTCatgg CCCTCCAGAGCTTGGAGAATGACCCTGAGCCCAGAGTCCGTTCCTTGGCAGCTGAGACCTTGCAGAACCTGGaaactgagcaggaccagcaaCGATCACGATGGTCCCTGCGATCtctgttctgctgtttctgctga
- the LOC139789361 gene encoding maestro heat-like repeat-containing protein family member 7 isoform X1, whose amino-acid sequence MQEEGVWDMMLQGETLEAAVSLLAREMCRSSGFVRLYLFLHMKFTLNSGREQENTFAMAFYVELLGCEDMAKQSSDLQLLRSYLDCGSDRMLLLVVRGLVAVAQDPEMAAEMRDRVMLDCILGRLEHNSEELRVEALLLLRKLTAHPTGDEEAIHITVMLAEKLPLLFDDESSQVRELSIKLFGETMGTLVSGKERWMQIIIQGNLVSLLLRMNDKSESVAQASAEALLICAKILGWRKLKREVKRKRTMRIAEILVERDRDVKYHVHACLPYLRDAQCDVRLAAIKFMGAAARHLSKDSDMEELQEMCDALQSLENDPEPRVRSLAAETLQNLETEQDQQRSRWSLRSLFCCFC is encoded by the exons ATGCAGGAGGAGGGCGTCTGGGACATGATGCTCCAAGGAGAGACCCTGGAGGCAGCAGTCAgtttgctggccag AGAGATGTGCAGGAGCTCAGGTTTCGTGCGGCTCTAcctcttcctgcacatgaaaTTCACCCTAAACTCCGGGAGGGAACAGGAGAACACTTTTGCCATGGCTTTTTATGTTGAG ctgctgggctgcgAAGACATGGCAAAGCAGTCGAGTGATCTGCAGCTCCTCCGGTCTTACCTGGACTGTGGCAGTGACAGGatgcttctgctggtggtcagGGGCTTGGTGGCAGTTGCACAGGACCCGGAGATG gcagcagaaatgcgGGACAGGGTTATGCTGGACTGCATCCTGGGGAGACTGGAGCACAACTCTGAAGAGCTCAGGGTGGaggccctgctcctcctcaggaAGCTAACAGCTCACCCCACCGGGGATGAGGAGGCCATCCACATCACAGTGATGCTGGCGGAGAAGCTCCCTCTCCTCTTTGATGAT gagtccagccaggtgcgGGAGCTCTCCATTAAGCTCTTTGGAGAAACAATGGGGACTCTGGTGAGCGGAAAGGAGAGGTGGATGCAGATAATAATCCAGGGGAACCTGGTCTCCCTCTTGCTAAGGATGAACGATAAGAGCGAGAGTGTGGCCCAG gcctcTGCCGAAGCCCTCCTCATCTGTGCAAAGATCCTGGGGTGGAGAAAGCTCAAGAGGGAGGTCAAAAGGAAGCGGACAATGAGGATTGCAGAGATCCTG GTGGAGCGGGACAGGGATGTGAAGTACCACGTGCATGCCTGCCTGCCGTACCTGAGGGACGCTCAGTGCGACGTGAGATTGGCGGCCATCAAGTTCatgg gggctgctgcacGGCACCTGAGTAAGGACTCAGacatggaggagctgcaggaaatgtGCGATG CCCTCCAGAGCTTGGAGAATGACCCTGAGCCCAGAGTCCGTTCCTTGGCAGCTGAGACCTTGCAGAACCTGGaaactgagcaggaccagcaaCGATCACGATGGTCCCTGCGATCtctgttctgctgtttctgctga
- the LOC139789357 gene encoding maestro heat-like repeat-containing protein family member 7 isoform X1 gives MQEEGVWDMMLQGETLEAAVSLLAREMCRSSGFVRLYLFLHMKFTLNSGREQENTFAMAFYVELLGCEDMAKQSSDLQLLRSYLDCGSDRMLLLVVRGLVAVAQDPEMAAEMRDRVMLDCILGRLEHNSEELRVEALLLLRKLTAHPTGDEEAIHITVMLAEKLPLLFDDESSQVRELSIKLFGETMGTLVSGKERWMQIIIQGNLVSLLLRMNDKSESVAQASAEALLICAKILGWRKLKREVKRKRTMRIAEILVERDRDVKYHVHACLPYLRDAQCDVRLAAIKFMGAAARHLSKDSDMEELQEMCDALQSLENDPEPRVRSLAAETLQNLETEQDQQRSRWSLRSLFCCFC, from the exons ATGCAGGAGGAGGGCGTCTGGGACATGATGCTCCAAGGAGAGACCCTGGAGGCAGCAGTCAgtttgctggccag AGAGATGTGCAGGAGCTCAGGTTTTGTGCGGCTCTAcctcttcctgcacatgaaaTTCACCCTAAACTCCGGGAGGGAACAGGAGAACACTTTTGCCATGGCTTTTTATGTTGAG ctgctgggctgcgAAGACATGGCAAAGCAGTCGAGTGATCTGCAGCTCCTCCGGTCTTACCTGGACTGTGGCAGTGACAGGatgcttctgctggtggtcagGGGCTTGGTGGCAGTTGCACAGGACCCGGAGATG gcagcagaaatgcgGGACAGGGTTATGCTGGACTGCATCCTGGGGAGACTGGAGCACAACTCTGAAGAGCTCAGGGTGGaggccctgctcctcctcaggaAGCTAACAGCTCACCCCACCGGGGATGAGGAGGCCATCCACATCACAGTGATGCTGGCGGAGAAGCTCCCTCTCCTCTTTGATGAT gagtccagccaggtgcgGGAGCTCTCCATTAAGCTCTTTGGAGAAACAATGGGGACTCTGGTGAGCGGAAAGGAGAGGTGGATGCAGATAATAATCCAGGGGAACCTGGTCTCCCTCTTGCTAAGGATGAACGATAAGAGCGAGAGTGTGGCCCAG gcctcTGCCGAAGCCCTCCTCATCTGTGCAAAGATCCTGGGGTGGAGAAAGCTCAAGAGGGAGGTCAAAAGGAAGCGGACAATGAGGATTGCAGAGATCCTG GTGGAGCGGGACAGGGATGTGAAGTACCACGTGCATGCCTGCCTGCCGTACCTGAGGGACGCTCAGTGCGACGTGAGATTGGCGGCCATCAAGTTCatgg gggctgctgcacGGCACCTGAGTAAGGACTCAGacatggaggagctgcaggaaatgtGCGATG CCCTCCAGAGCTTGGAGAATGACCCTGAGCCCAGAGTCCGTTCCTTGGCAGCTGAGACCTTGCAGAACCTGGaaactgagcaggaccagcaaCGATCACGATGGTCCCTGCGATCtctgttctgctgtttctgctga
- the LOC139789357 gene encoding maestro heat-like repeat-containing protein family member 7 isoform X2 — MQEEGVWDMMLQGETLEAAVSLLAREMCRSSGFVRLYLFLHMKFTLNSGREQENTFAMAFYVELLGCEDMAKQSSDLQLLRSYLDCGSDRMLLLVVRGLVAVAQDPEMAAEMRDRVMLDCILGRLEHNSEELRVEALLLLRKLTAHPTGDEEAIHITVMLAEKLPLLFDDESSQVRELSIKLFGETMGTLVSGKERWMQIIIQGNLVSLLLRMNDKSESVAQASAEALLICAKILGWRKLKREVKRKRTMRIAEILVERDRDVKYHVHACLPYLRDAQCDVRLAAIKFMALQSLENDPEPRVRSLAAETLQNLETEQDQQRSRWSLRSLFCCFC, encoded by the exons ATGCAGGAGGAGGGCGTCTGGGACATGATGCTCCAAGGAGAGACCCTGGAGGCAGCAGTCAgtttgctggccag AGAGATGTGCAGGAGCTCAGGTTTTGTGCGGCTCTAcctcttcctgcacatgaaaTTCACCCTAAACTCCGGGAGGGAACAGGAGAACACTTTTGCCATGGCTTTTTATGTTGAG ctgctgggctgcgAAGACATGGCAAAGCAGTCGAGTGATCTGCAGCTCCTCCGGTCTTACCTGGACTGTGGCAGTGACAGGatgcttctgctggtggtcagGGGCTTGGTGGCAGTTGCACAGGACCCGGAGATG gcagcagaaatgcgGGACAGGGTTATGCTGGACTGCATCCTGGGGAGACTGGAGCACAACTCTGAAGAGCTCAGGGTGGaggccctgctcctcctcaggaAGCTAACAGCTCACCCCACCGGGGATGAGGAGGCCATCCACATCACAGTGATGCTGGCGGAGAAGCTCCCTCTCCTCTTTGATGAT gagtccagccaggtgcgGGAGCTCTCCATTAAGCTCTTTGGAGAAACAATGGGGACTCTGGTGAGCGGAAAGGAGAGGTGGATGCAGATAATAATCCAGGGGAACCTGGTCTCCCTCTTGCTAAGGATGAACGATAAGAGCGAGAGTGTGGCCCAG gcctcTGCCGAAGCCCTCCTCATCTGTGCAAAGATCCTGGGGTGGAGAAAGCTCAAGAGGGAGGTCAAAAGGAAGCGGACAATGAGGATTGCAGAGATCCTG GTGGAGCGGGACAGGGATGTGAAGTACCACGTGCATGCCTGCCTGCCGTACCTGAGGGACGCTCAGTGCGACGTGAGATTGGCGGCCATCAAGTTCatgg CCCTCCAGAGCTTGGAGAATGACCCTGAGCCCAGAGTCCGTTCCTTGGCAGCTGAGACCTTGCAGAACCTGGaaactgagcaggaccagcaaCGATCACGATGGTCCCTGCGATCtctgttctgctgtttctgctga